The proteins below come from a single Cololabis saira isolate AMF1-May2022 chromosome 2, fColSai1.1, whole genome shotgun sequence genomic window:
- the ric3a gene encoding protein RIC-3, translating into MTITTCQKVTLISCSVLCVSLFLPRMVLPRGKKEKGQPEVGPGFHPSVMHRLAVPEDQEGWDVDPPSLTHTVEMMAKMKSIGKGKKSNLMTQVIPIYGFGVLLYILYIIYKLTCKGKPNKSRSYFAMTNANMSNRIPNNYELARLQEKLLKTEIMLERIVSEKTRSSSSGKRRKSKTSITKKEEKLLRQLRQITLLMQDGRLEGASPEMEAEEVPYDVDWEGYPVETYPECHEPCANRRFDTMRLEERTSQLTAEALAERMEQEEEEILARKLSIVKEEDEEEENREEEDEEEDEDEEEEVEDEEEDMEEELEDIEEVEQKVEEEGVEEEEEDDEEGEIKPLLSPPQPGTKRKQERVGLEVSKELHPLGGAKKQIRFSAQRHVFHYPKEDTFEKAEEGEEAKVEEEEEEEGTEVEEEDEPDDDDDPLMEAESLLFSCEGPSNPVEAEEDKEECLLMSVSVQDEGRIHAVSTEVGVSGLRMRNRRET; encoded by the exons ATGACAATAACAACTTGCCAGAAGGTTACTCTTATATCATGCTCTGTTCTCTgtgtttctcttttcctgcctaGGATGGTTTTACCCAGAGGGAAAAAGGAGAAGGGGCAGCCCGAGG TTGGACCGGGGTTTCACCCTTCTGTGATGCATCGGCTGGCAGTACCAGAGGACCAGGAAGGATGGGATGTGGACCCTCCTTCcctgacacacactgttgagaTGATGGCAAAAATGAAAAGCATTGGAAAAGGCAAAAAATCCAACTTGATGACTCAAGTGATACCCATATACGGCTTTGGGGTCCTTCTTTACATCCTCTATATCATCTATAAG CTGACGTGTAAGGGGAAGCCGAATAAATCAAGAAGCTACTTTGCAATGACAAACGCAAACATGTCAAATAGAATTC CAAACAATTATGAGCTCGCCAGGCTTCAGGAGAAACTTCTGAAAACAGAAATTATGTTGGAGAGGATTGTCTCAGAGAAGACTCGTTCTTCTTCAAG TGGGAAAAGGCGAAAGAGTAAAACTTCAATAACAAAGaaggaggagaagctgctcaGGCAACTTAGACAGATCACTCTGCTGATGCAGGACGGTCGCTTGGAGGGAGCCTCTCCAGAGATGGAGGCTGAGGAGGTCCCTTATGATGTAGACTGGGAAG GTTACCCAGTGGAGACCTACCCAGAATGCCATGAGCCCTGTGCCAATCGTAGGTTTGACACCATGAGGTTGGAGGAACGCACCAGCCAGCTCACCGCTGAGGCCCTGGCAGAGAGGATGgagcaagaagaagaagaaatcctTGCAAGAAAACTTTCCATAGTgaaagaggaagatgaggaggaagagaacagagaagaagaagatgaagaagaagatgaagatgaagaggaagaagtggaagatgaagaggaagacatggaggaagaattGGAAGACATAGAGGAGGTGGAGCAGAAAGTAGAAGAGGAGggggtagaggaagaggaggaagacgatGAAGAAGGGGAGATAAAGCCCTTACTGAGTCCCCCTCAGCCAGGCACTAAAAGAAAGCAGGAGAGAGTTGGTTTGGAGGTGAGCAAAGAGCTGCATCCTCTGGGTGGAGCAAAAAAGCAAATACGCTTTAGTGCTCAAAGACATGTCTTCCATTATCCTAAAGAGGATACCTTTGAAAAAGCGGAAGAGGGCGAGGAAGCcaaggtagaggaagaggaagaggaggaggggacagaggtggaagaggaggatgaacctgatgatgatgatgatccatTGATGGAGGCAGAGAGCCTCCTGTTTAGTTGTGAAGGCCCTTCAAACCCAGTCGAAGCAGAAGAAGATAAAGAAGAGTGCTTGTTAATGTCAGTGTCGGTGCAGGACGAAGGGCGTATCCATGCAGTGTCCACAGAAGTAGGCGTGAGTGGACTGAGGATGCGCAACAGGCGAGAGACTTAG